The following coding sequences are from one Musa acuminata AAA Group cultivar baxijiao chromosome BXJ1-6, Cavendish_Baxijiao_AAA, whole genome shotgun sequence window:
- the LOC135677272 gene encoding uncharacterized protein LOC135677272 encodes MEEGYTSLPASHLLGSVPAVIAEDKTTSIASEAASTANLHLFPPSNGGYQAPGTPSGADEQTTSSWQGVFSISSYSSYFNVDTDVVVERIISSVYPMNDFYRKIDGNPDLYGPIWISATLMFMLAALGNFGTYLMKKRNDSSTTWTFDVTYVEWSACAIFGYMLAVPAAFYFLLQYFGFRTSLVRLWCMWGYSLFIFMPICLLLVVPVELFRWIIILLAGIASSWFIAVNLKAYTQSSDLMMLIVGAMVLQFALALFIKMFFFP; translated from the exons ATGGAGGAGGGTTACACTAGTCTTCCCGCCAGTCACTTGCTCGGCTCCGTTCCG GCTGTGATTGCTGAAGACAAGACGACAAGCATCGCTAGTGAAG CGGCATCAACTGCAAACTTGCATTTGTTTCCACCATCTAATGGAGGCTATCAGGCTCCTGGCACTCCTAGTG GTGCTGATGAACAAACGACATCTAGTTGGCAAGGAGTATTTAGCATTTCGTCATATAGTTCATACTTCAATGTTGATACTGATGTTGTGGTGGAGAGAATCATCAGTTCAGTGTACCCTATGAATGACTTCTACAGGAAGATTGATGGTAATCCTGATCT ATATGGTCCTATTTGGATATCAGCTACGTTGATGTTCATGCTTGCTGCTCTTGGAAATTTTGGCACTTACCTGATGAAAAAAAGAAACGATTCAAGTACCACATGGACATTTGATGTGACTTATGTAGAGTGGTCAGCATGTGCAATATTTGGCTATATGCTTGCTGTACCTGCTGCATTTTACTTCTTGCTCCAGTATTTTGGATTTAGAACAAGCCTCGTACGTCTCTGGTGCATGTGGGGTTATTCTTTGTTCATCTTTATGCCCATTTGT tTGTTGCTGGTTGTTCCTGTTGAGCTTTTCCGGTGGATCATCATACTCCTCGCTGGCATTGCTTCATCTTGGTTCATTGCTGTGAACCTGAAAGCTTATACTCAATCTAGTGATCTGATGATGTTAATTGTTGGCGCTATGGTATTGCAGTTTGCTTTAGCTCTTTTCATCAAGATGTTCTTCTTCCCATAA